From the Ilumatobacteraceae bacterium genome, the window TGGTGGGGGTCGAGCCGCATCTCGGTTGGCGCACCTACTCCGCGTGCCTCACCCACGTCGCGCGAGAGCTGCGCTGCGAGGCCGTGGTGACGGTCGGATCGGCCGCCGAGGCGGTGCCGCACACCCGGACGCCGCAGGTGACCGGCAGCACCACCGACGGCGACCTGGCTCGCCGGCTCGGCATCGGTCAACCGAGCTACCAGGGGGTCACGGGGGTCGTCGGCGTGATCCAGACCGATCTCGCGGCCGCCGGCATCCCGTCGGTGTCACTGCGGGTCGGCATCCCGCACTACCTGATGAATGCCGAGCACCCGCAGGCCGTCGCGGCGTTGCAGACCCACCTCGCGCACGTCCTGAACGTCGAACCACCCGAGCAGGGTCAGGAGTTCGCCGACGAGGTCCGCAAGTGGCGCAGCCTTCACGACGAGGTCGCGAACGGCGACGTGCAGCTCCAGATGTACGTGAAGATGCTCGAACACGATGTCGATCGCCGCGCCGAAGCCGCGATCCCGTCGGCCGACGACCTCGGCGCCCAGTTCGAGGAGTTCCTCAAGGAACAACGCGACGACGACTGATCAACCGGTTCGGCTCGACGGCCGAACCGGCTGGAACCGTCAGACGGCAGCGAACCCCTGGTCGAGGTCGGCGATGATGTCGTCGATCGACTCGAGCCCGACGCTGAGTCGCACCTGGCCCGGGCTGACACCCGACGCCGTCTGCTCCTCGGCCGACAGCTGGCTGTGCGTCGTGGTCGACGGCTG encodes:
- a CDS encoding PAC2 family protein, with product MNVADVLELEIADLGPLRSPVMLVALTGLFDISGAATTALDQFAPADTALTIGSIDPDPFYDFTQERPLVEFDEGELRTIRWPENEFDVVRGRGDRDLVVLVGVEPHLGWRTYSACLTHVARELRCEAVVTVGSAAEAVPHTRTPQVTGSTTDGDLARRLGIGQPSYQGVTGVVGVIQTDLAAAGIPSVSLRVGIPHYLMNAEHPQAVAALQTHLAHVLNVEPPEQGQEFADEVRKWRSLHDEVANGDVQLQMYVKMLEHDVDRRAEAAIPSADDLGAQFEEFLKEQRDDD